The Methanosarcina barkeri str. Wiesmoor DNA segment CCCACAGACATTACAGCAGGCATTCATGCCAGCGCTGCGGATTTCGTTCATAATCGGAGCTGTACTCTGTGGTATAGCTGCCGTGCTGTCGGCAATGAGGGGACAAAGGTATGTGTACGAGGCTCACAGCTCGGTTAGTAATGTTAACAAAGGTGATCTCGCAACAGTAGAAGAAACGCATTCCTAATTTTTGGCATACTGGATAGGATTATTGCTGTAATAAGCATAAATAAAAAGAGAATACGGAGAACAGAAAATACGGAGAACAGGAAGTACGGAGAAATAATGCAGAAGCAAGATCCAGTATCCTTCTTGCCTCAGACTCTTCCAGCATCAAATCTGTCCAGGGTAATTCAGCTCCGAAGCACCTCAGTAAATAATCGCTGGTGAAATCTCTGTATCCTTCTCTCATTACTTTTATCTTAATGTATCCTTCAGCTTTTCCCGGAGGCAGTCCGGGATTCAAAATTTTCAATATTACATTTCCTTCGAGATCTGTAACCCCTGAATAGGCTTTCTTCCTATCCGGACTCCAGGCAATCACATTTGCGTCCCCTATACCGCGATTCTCGCTGTCAAACACTTTTACAGGCAAGCTCAGGTTTGTTTCCGTATTACTGCCTCCCTCAGTGGACGGTAAGGAAAGTACACTCATATCTGCTGTAGCATACATAGGTTTTGGAGGAGTAGGGGCATTGCTAAGGGCCGAGAGAACTGCGCAAAATCCTATAAGACCTACAACAGTAAGAAGGGGCAAGGGACACCAGAAGAAGCGCAAAATTATTGGTGTATATCCCGGGTAGAAAACATGAGATTATATCCAGCAGGTAACCTCCGAGAACTGAATAAAAAGTAAGAGTAAGGAGACGTCTTCTACTCAGCCAACTGCCCAGAATTTGATTCAAACTATAGTAAAGATACACCAGAGATCGCAATTATAACTGTTTATAAATATTTTTAACATTTTTGGTAAAGAGATTGTTCTGGTCGCGTTCGTGAGTTATTGATTAATTATGAAACTAATTTTCTTACTAAAAATTCAGACAAGTTTTTCGAACATACTTAATTCGAACATCTGAAAACTTCCTCAACGCCCGAATGCTCACGAAGTGGGCAGATATCGGGTGGCCACTGCAGAAAATAAGAAAAATTTGCATCGATACTATTGCGTTTACATGTTGGTACATATCAGAAGCAGCCCAAAGAGCTCAGTATGAACGGATACTCGGATATACGGGTTTATTGCAATTTTTATAACATATCACTTTTGACTTTTCGGATAGGCTCTAAATGAAAGTTGTGGGCTGGTGAAGATGTATAGTTTCGCCCTTGCTTGGAGAGGGGACATGATGAATCAATAAGGCCTGCACACGTAGCGCAATTGTTACTTCCTCTTTCTTACATACATGACTGCCCCAAGCACTGCTGCAAGTACCCAGAAAGAGCTTATAAAGGGAGTACTTTTTAATTTAGTATCATTGGATTTTCCTTCCTGCTTGCTTGCTGTTTGTGTATTTTCTATAGTTTCAGTTTCGTTCGTCTTATTTCCGGCCTGACCTTCTCCTTGCCATTTACCCTGAGCTTTCAACTCCTCGATTACTGCATCCCTATCTGAAACAGGGTGTTTTCCTGGAACGCCGATACCAACACGGAAAAGTTGTTTATTGAGATCCACATCATTCAGCATCAAGAGAACTGACTCGTTCTGGATGAACTCAACTTCGACTTCGGTCTTTATATTAGTTCCCCTTTCGGATCTCACTTCTATAGTTTCTGTAGGCAGGGGGTTATAAAGCCACTCGCTAACTGTAATTGTAGCAATTGTATGGTCACGAAACATATCAACCTTACTTACTGTACCAATAACTATACGGTCAGAGTTGTTTACCTGGTACGGGATTTCTAATGCTTCTGAAGCAAATGAAGCTACTGCTAGATTTAAAGTCAAAAAAAGTAGAACGAATGTAAATAATAACATGGAAAATGAACTCAATCGTTTCATCAAAATTCTCCCATTCCTTATTGTAAAAGATAAAAGGATTAATCTCATATTCAACTTATTAATCCTAAAAAATTGTGTAGCCTTCGAAGGCTACTTGAATAGTTAAATTACTTTTAGATTGTACTCAGTAACTCTTCCTGACTAACAGTTTCATCAGGTCTTATAGCTTTTCCATCGTCAGTTAATGTGAATTTGCACCTGCATTGTTCCACGTATTTGTAGATGCAGTTAAAGCGCTTGACCAAGAACTCGGAATTGTTAAATCCTTCTGGATTCATTTATTTCACTCCTAGTTATTTTCCCCTAGGAGGCAGAATCAGACAAGCTTAAATATACGCAAAGCTAACATACTTACTGACTCTTATGCATACTTTATGGAGTTCGGGCGGTACCTGGAAAGCACTTCTGAACTCTATAAACTCTTTTTTATTAAATCCTTTATAAGTTTTCTGTGTAAATTATCAAACTGATTGTTTTTAGCATTCCTTTGAGTTAGTAAATGCTTTCTGATCTTTGATTGTTTGAGAGTTTGCACGGAAAGTTTATATAGTCCTACCTGCCGCGAGTATCCCCCAGATATCAATAAAAAAGAAAGGTATAATTATAGATATTAACTAAGATATATATTTATGAAATACTTCCCTAAGATAAAAATACATTTTACTATATTTCAATAAGTTAAACAAAAATACGCCATAGATGACGAATTTTTAATAGGAACAAAATTTTTGAGTTTACTAATTTTTATTACTTTAAACAACAAATTTTGGGTCGTATATTAGTAGATGGTTGATATTTTGTGTTTGAGTGTTTTTGCTCAAGTTACATCTGTTTTCTAAGCTTACCTGCATACAGGAAATTAAGTGTACACAAAGCAGAAAATGAGAGCGAAAAGCGAATTCGTGAGTACTAGAGGAAATATCAATTGATTATTAAGGGATTATCAATCGTTTGGTAAAGATTCTTATTACGGGATCGATGACAGTGGTATTCACTTTCACTTTGGTCCAAAAGATAACGTTTTATTAGAGATGATGGGAGATTCATATGTAGGCCTAGTTTTTGCGGAGTTCTTGCAATTTTAGTTCCTGTAGTGAGTGGTTATTGGGAGTTTTTGCAACATTATTAATTGCGAAGATCTCTTTGGTGGAATATACAGAATCTAACTCTAATGGAAGCCTTGACGTTTTAATAACCTACAAAACCTTACTAGTGAAGCTCCCATGTACTATAATGACGTCTGAACTACAACCTATACCTGTGAAAATTGGATCACACACGTATAATTTGTATAAGTAACTGAATTGTATTTTATATAAACAAAGCAGATAACTATAAGATCGAATTGCATATTTTATAGACCCTTGAAAGATGATTAGTTTTTTAATGGATATTAATCCTTATTTGCCCAATTAAATGTAGTGTCAGTCCTTCCCCAATT contains these protein-coding regions:
- a CDS encoding carboxypeptidase-like regulatory domain-containing protein; translated protein: MPLLTVVGLIGFCAVLSALSNAPTPPKPMYATADMSVLSLPSTEGGSNTETNLSLPVKVFDSENRGIGDANVIAWSPDRKKAYSGVTDLEGNVILKILNPGLPPGKAEGYIKIKVMREGYRDFTSDYLLRCFGAELPWTDLMLEESEARRILDLASALFLRTSCSPYFLFSVFSFYLCLLQQ